DNA from Daucus carota subsp. sativus chromosome 1, DH1 v3.0, whole genome shotgun sequence:
AAATATCGAAGTTGAACTTAAGTTCTGATCAGGATATTAACTAATGGATCCTGGGAAAAAACCCTGAAGTATGCATGTAAAATcctgtgattttatttatttatttaaatatttttatttaattagtattgttattatgagttagatattagatttagattgtttgtatttatatatttagatattagtattaattggaagcttctagaatttattttgtgttagttattttgaataataaaatggaGAGATTCTTTATTAATGGAAAGAAGCGtagaattattttagaaaatcgaAATCTTCTTGAGAAGAccttatatttggaaattggTTTATGAGGTGGAGAAAATTGTGACCCAAGTTTGGAACTTCCTATTTACGATTAGGTTTTATGTGCTATATAAGAATCCCTCTGGAATCCGAATAAGTCGTACAGCAATTTACGTGGACGggtatgtttttcttttctcttcgatctttgcaagtatatgttgatttgagatattgatttcttgtttcttgtcaTGTGTATTTGATGTGAATATATCTTGTTTGCCTATTTGtttatgctgaaattcgtaTATAGTAATTTTTGTGAATCAGTTAGGTTGTAAAAATCGTAGTAAATTGAAACTTGATCGGATTTTGTTGATTCTGGACATTATGAAAAGCTCTCTTCGATACCTACAACTTTTGTCTCAGGAAGTATTTCGAAATTAGCAGTGTATCTATGCTTAAAATCACATTCTTTGTTACCCTTCAGTTCTTAGTCTCGAAACTTTTTCCCATGTTCAAAAATTCGCTATAAATTGATCGTATGTTGAAAATTTACTCATGATACCGATATGGAAAGCTTGAGATATAATCTTTATTTATCAGTCATAACCATTTGTTgtttaaattgatttaattgtcCAAACTGACTTACAAAAATTCAGGGCTGTTTATACTTTTCTACTGAGTTGTTccgtgtttaaaaattcatatctcCCTCGTTATTTGCCATAAAATTGTGATCTTTATCAATTCTGAAACCTCTGAGAAtgatctttaagtgtttagTTATAGCCTAATTGATATCAGTTTGTTTGCTTTGTGAAAATCTGTTTTGAATGTAAACTGGTCCTGAGTAAAATTCTGCTGTGTTACTTGAACTTCTAAATCTCATAACTAATTCGTTATCTGTCCGTTTATTATGAATCTGGTCATTTTGGAATCCTTGTTGAATGTACTTTAATTCTCCAATTgactattttctcatattcagaAGCTATCTTTGGTTAATATTGAGATTTGTAACAGCATGCATGTTATTTATCTTATTCGATAATTGAAATTGTGTTAATTGTAGTTTAgttgttaaaatttgaattttgttaaGACTTTTTATGTGCATTGCCCTTGATATTTTAAGGAGTACTACatattaattatgttttgtttattaattaaatgtataGGCTTTGTTCGTATTATTAATTTCGGATTTTAAGTGTCGACTTTGAGGTAAGTACCTTTtgacttacttttattttcGAAAGGATATTTTGATTTCGCAAATTTCTGATTTTTGTATAAGATATAAGAATAAGAATTTTGTTTCgaagtttataagatataagatatgAGAATCTTTGAAGACCCAGTCTCTACATTTCGAACCCGTTCGTAATTTACGCTATAGTTCTGGAACTAGCCTTAGATACCCTTAGTAGGCGCACAAGTGTGCAACTTTAGATACCTATTAAGGGCTcgtgattattgaactttagatcccggtcactgggttagtgtggcaaaagaataagaataagatcccggtcactgggaaagtgtggccgtagagcaagactgtggtatttataagatttttgtttctgtttttacttctaattagttttaaaatataaactgtgggttgaatttgtttttacaagtgctttaaaaattattattgttttgaggaacaagattttataaaaacacccactgatttcgagattaattgttaatcaaattgttacttgctgagctgtgtaGCTCATCCGTTTTTCTATATTTCAGGTTCTATCATGTGGAAGAATTTTGAGAATAAGATTGAGGACTTTTGGATTTTATGCTTCTTGATTATTGGTATTAGTGAATAAAGGCTTAGTGTTTATTAAGAATAAATTGATGAATTTATTGGTCATTGATTTGGATTTATGGAGCTGCGTCTTCAagtttatgatttttgattattgggTTTGACCGCtgctttgacttatatattatttgtggattttgatttaagtaatgctattatatatttatgtcgtgaaattagtttttaatattccgaaaagtcGGGATGTTACAATGCAGCAATGAGAACTACATTGTTATCTGAATAGCATGAAGTAGTAAACAAAACTAGAGAACCTGAAATCCATACATGAAGAATCCAACCAATCGAGGGAATATCACTTAAATCACGATTCCACAAAATTTTAGCGGTGTTTGAAAGCTTGTGACATTTAACGATAGAAATTATGCAATAATACAACGCCGCtgtatatgtattctataaaaCCTATGTCATTCACTCACTTCCTACTTCATATAGTCTAGAAATGTAGCATCAGCAAGCTAATATTATGCTGTATCTGCAATTATACAAACACCACTAGTAGCACAATACCATATTTTCATCCAAGCCTAAGTAATTAATCTCAGGAAAGCTATCTATCTTGCTTGGGATAATTGTATAGCTTCTTGATCTTGAGTTGTTTCTTCAGACCAAATATATTGATAAGAAAGGAGGGAGAATTCTTGGTTTCTTACTTCTTCTTGCTGTTCCCACTCGGCCCATCTGTCTGTCATGACATCTCCTTGCAGCATGCCTACCACTTCTGACATTGTTGGTCGATCTTCGGGTGAACTTTGGGTGCAAAGCAGTGCTATCTGAATGACTGTCTCAACTTCTGTAGGATCATCGATCTTCATGTGTTCATCCACAATGTAGGCAAGCCTCTTTTCTCTCAGAAGTTTCTTGATCTGAAGTAATTGTTACATATACCAGAAATTCTTTAGCAGGTCTAGCACTGACATGAATATAtaacatcaaaaaaatttaaagttaaCAATAAGAATATCAATGATTAACAATACGTACATGATCGAGCAGAAGAacatcttcctcttcttcaagGCGAGAAAAATCTATTGCACGCTGACCAGTTACAAGTTCTAGAAGAGTTATGCCATATCCAAAGACATCAGTCTTTTCTGAAGATTTTCCAGTCGACAAATACTCAGGGGCAATGTGTCCCATTGTCCCACGCACTTGTGTTGTGATGTGTGTTAATCTTGTATCAACTAGCTTCGCTAGACCAAAATCTCCAAGAACTGGCTCAAAGTCATCGTCCAGAAGGATATTTGCAGCCTTTAAATCACGATGAATGATTTTAGGATTGCAATGCTCATGCAAGTACTCTAAGCCCTGTGCTGCACCCAAAGCTATGCGCTTTCTTGTTTGCCAGTCAAGGCCTTTCTCGCCAGGTTTCAGATCTATGTAATAAGCAATAGATCAATAAATGTTATATAGTTTGAGAAAACAAAGAGAAGTAAAACAATGACCCGGACAATTTATGGTCAGATTTCACCTAAAAAATGTGTCAGCACTCAGCAGAAACATATAATGCAACTAGTGACAGGGTGACAGCTCCAAGCAGGTTGATTTACAAGATAGCATAATTATAGCATGGGTACTTTGTCCAAATCACGAATGCATGAGAATATCGCAACATGAATGCCTACATATGGACATTTGTTGTACAAAAATACAACTTTTAGATCTAGATTTTATACTTTTGAGATGACTTGCTCATCACTCGTATCTGTAATCAAAAGGGTAGAGAGAGATGAATGGTTAGGCTAAGTACCTCTTAGTTGATATGCAACACTGATATTTCTCATAAACGGATAGATGAGGATTCTCTCTACAGAGGTCGTGTAAAATCCAATCAGTCGGAGAAGATTCTTATGAACTGCTACGCTTATCAAATCAATCTCTCTTAAAAAGGCTTCCTCCCCTCCAGGACTCTGATAGTCATTCAGCCGTTTCACAGCAACTCTGGTTCCATCTAGGAGCAATCCTTTGTATACTTTTCCGAATCCTCCTTGTCCAATAATATTGTTTTCATTGAAATTGTCTGTCGCAAGCTGTATTTCACGCCAGGAAAATCGTCTGAGTTGGCCAAAGGAAAGTTTGCACTCATATTCACCTGGAGTGAGAataaattttaagttaattgCAATAAAAAAAGGATGGGTCACACTGAAATTTGGTAATAATCATACATGCTTTCGACTGGCTGAATCACATAATCTACATAACCAATCTTTTAACACGTAAATTAACAATAGTTCAGTTGTGTTTCAGAAACATTTCTGTCTTTGAGTGTCTTTGAACTTGCGTTCTCAACGAGGATGTTCAAATTAACCTAAACAGTAAATATTAAGATTAGTCTGGCTAGTGAATACTGAAGCAGAAATCCTACAATGTCGAAACACAACTCATATTAAGTGCACATGGAAAACAGGAACAGGGGAGAAGCCGCAAGTACCTTCCACGTCAACATAGACATCACGTTTATATGTGCGCACTCGGTAAGATCGGTACATAAATATAGCCCCAAGTAACAGAAGAACAAAAGCACCAGAAGTCACTCCAGTAATGACAGCCTTAAGTTTTGATTTTCTGGTAGAACCTGCAACAATTTCTAAACTTATCAAACAACTAAAATTACATTGACAGATTGTGGAGCAATGCAATGGCCAGAGTTATATACCTGGAATAGAGGAACCCGAAACACAAGGTTCCTGTAGACTACTACCACAAGCAAGATGAGTTCCTGAAAAGCTGTCACGAGCAAGGTTGATGTTTTCTCAATAACAGGGATTATAGGATCAATGCTCTTTTTTTGTTTGTTCTGAAATGAGTGTAGATCATGGAGCATTTAAACGTCAAATAGACAGCAAAGTATGTTATCAACTTACTTGAATACAGGTACTGAAAATAATGGTGTCGGGATTCTTCCAGTTAGATCGTTGGATGAAAGATCCCTAAGAAGAAGGGATAACATCGTCAGTCTAGGTGAGAAAGATGATAATATTATTCAACACTACATTATTGCAAGTATTCACGGAGGTTATTAAAGTTCAGTCAAGTTTAATATTAGCAAATGAATCAAGATTACATCCGTTTTAGTGGTTTCCACTGATAACCCTGATATGAGGGTGATAGCGTCGCTTCAAAACAATCTTTTTGCATATATAAAGCTCTAAAACAAGATTTTTCTTTATGTTTTGTcttttccaaaattaaaaaggCATCTTAACTCTTCAAACAAGATGCAACTTGTCAAGGAGTAAAGAGAACTGACAGATGCTTTAATCTGGAGAGTTGTCCCCAAGATGATGGTATTGAGCCATTAAAACCATTCCGcgcaaattttatattttgtagcTGCGGCATGGTGCCAAGATAGTCTGGTAATTCACCAGAGAGATTATTATCTTCCAAGTCCCTGCGTTGAAagtaattcttttaaaaattcaatttgCTACAAGTGATTTCAAGAAAATCATCAAAAGAGCTGCTCTGGATATAGTTTAGATTTGTGTATTCGATTTGCTCATCGACTAGCCTATGCAGAATGAAAAAAGATGTATTAATGTACTACAGCATAATTTAATGATAATAACAGTGCAATGATGCAGGATAATCCGACAAAGCAAATACCGATAGATGTATTAACACAAAAGATAAGCAATCTGCACAAGGCATCTCACAGGTGTTATGACAAAACCTAGCAGattttagttttgaaaatttatggaAGAGCAAGAAAGCCAAAACGTAGGCAGACTAGATTGCTACCTGAATATATGCTAACTACAGAACCTAAATTGCTATCCAGAAGGACAAATTACCTAATTTTACAATGCACTGAACACCATGTCTGAGTGAGATGTAAATACTTACATGGGATATTTACAATGCTAccatttcatattttttgactTACTCATGATACACCTAAAGTTTTAAATTGTTAGTCTTGTACCATTGGCTTTAGCTAAACTCAAAAACTGGTAatttatgattaaatatttcaaaataaaactcAGGAGAAATCCCTTTGATAGCTCTTAAAGCAACAATCACGTATATTCGTATAGttgtatattcatttttttctcTCTAATCAAGttcttttcattattttttctcTAATGTTGATATGCGATAAGAGTATTCTCAACGGTACCACTAGTACCGATAATAAATGTCAATACTATAAA
Protein-coding regions in this window:
- the LOC108192449 gene encoding probable LRR receptor-like serine/threonine-protein kinase At5g63710 isoform X1, whose protein sequence is MAHGGSPKSGKGSPRDCCLDVKCNHNFVAYLDWHVRLKQVVSWLTLFFLLNRSYSDNSPDIEGEALIEILESLNDSNNRIKDWNYYFVKPCPSWSHVTCRDEHVIYLSLASNGFSGTLSPSITKLKFLVSLDLEDNNLSGELPDYLGTMPQLQNIKFARNGFNGSIPSSWGQLSRLKHLDLSSNDLTGRIPTPLFSVPVFNFSGTHLACGSSLQEPCVSGSSIPGSTRKSKLKAVITGVTSGAFVLLLLGAIFMYRSYRVRTYKRDVYVDVEGEYECKLSFGQLRRFSWREIQLATDNFNENNIIGQGGFGKVYKGLLLDGTRVAVKRLNDYQSPGGEEAFLREIDLISVAVHKNLLRLIGFYTTSVERILIYPFMRNISVAYQLRDLKPGEKGLDWQTRKRIALGAAQGLEYLHEHCNPKIIHRDLKAANILLDDDFEPVLGDFGLAKLVDTRLTHITTQVRGTMGHIAPEYLSTGKSSEKTDVFGYGITLLELVTGQRAIDFSRLEEEEDVLLLDHIKKLLREKRLAYIVDEHMKIDDPTEVETVIQIALLCTQSSPEDRPTMSEVVGMLQGDVMTDRWAEWEQQEEVRNQEFSLLSYQYIWSEETTQDQEAIQLSQAR
- the LOC108192449 gene encoding probable LRR receptor-like serine/threonine-protein kinase At5g63710 isoform X2, giving the protein MKNTSSPKSGKGSPRDCCLDVKCNHNFVAYLDWHVRLKQVVSWLTLFFLLNRSYSDNSPDIEGEALIEILESLNDSNNRIKDWNYYFVKPCPSWSHVTCRDEHVIYLSLASNGFSGTLSPSITKLKFLVSLDLEDNNLSGELPDYLGTMPQLQNIKFARNGFNGSIPSSWGQLSRLKHLDLSSNDLTGRIPTPLFSVPVFNFSGTHLACGSSLQEPCVSGSSIPGSTRKSKLKAVITGVTSGAFVLLLLGAIFMYRSYRVRTYKRDVYVDVEGEYECKLSFGQLRRFSWREIQLATDNFNENNIIGQGGFGKVYKGLLLDGTRVAVKRLNDYQSPGGEEAFLREIDLISVAVHKNLLRLIGFYTTSVERILIYPFMRNISVAYQLRDLKPGEKGLDWQTRKRIALGAAQGLEYLHEHCNPKIIHRDLKAANILLDDDFEPVLGDFGLAKLVDTRLTHITTQVRGTMGHIAPEYLSTGKSSEKTDVFGYGITLLELVTGQRAIDFSRLEEEEDVLLLDHIKKLLREKRLAYIVDEHMKIDDPTEVETVIQIALLCTQSSPEDRPTMSEVVGMLQGDVMTDRWAEWEQQEEVRNQEFSLLSYQYIWSEETTQDQEAIQLSQAR